Proteins from one Dama dama isolate Ldn47 chromosome 12, ASM3311817v1, whole genome shotgun sequence genomic window:
- the LOC133067468 gene encoding ribonuclease pancreatic-like, giving the protein MNLTWILLLFLLLELTVFTPGLPFSRRHIDNPRSWVPGRQHRYCDVMMRRRWLIHRGRCKQINTFIHEDLATIADFCTTPAVPCTSSRSLQSCHNSSHDVSVTDCFAKAGTRPPYCHYQKKDSIRPIRVGCKDGAPVHLDS; this is encoded by the coding sequence ATGAATCTGACATGgatccttctcctcttcctcctgctggAGCTAACTGTCTTCACTCCAGGCCTGCCCTTCTCAAGACGGCACATAGATAACCCCAGGTCATGGGTTCCTGGGAGACAGCACCGATACTGTGATGTGATGATGAGGCGACGGTGGCTGATCCACAGAGGTAGATGCAAGCAGATCAACACCTTCATTCACGAGGATCTGGCCACCATAGCGGATTTCTGCACAACTCCAGCTGTGCCCTGTACCAGCAGCCGCTCCTTGCAGAGCTGCCACAACAGCTCTCACGACGTCAGCGTCACAGACTGCTTTGCCAAGGCAGGAACCCGGCCCCCCTACTGCCACTACCAAAAGAAGGACTCCATCAGGCCCATCCGTGTGGGCTGTAAGGACGGGGCCCCTGTTCACTTGGATAGCTAG
- the RNASE2 gene encoding non-secretory ribonuclease translates to MVPIQQDSRLCLILLLGLLGMVISLHAQPDTLTWAQWFEIQHINMAYPQCNAAMQVVNRYRMVCKDRNTFLHKTFAYVAGICNTPNVTCSQLGKMNCHNSSVQVPITYCNLIRNAMNYTNCRYQQTSTQKIFIIACENRSSRDSPRYPVVPVHLDKII, encoded by the coding sequence ATGGTTCCAATACAGCAGGATTCTCGGCTTTGTCTCATTTTGCTGCTGGGGCTCTTGGGAATGGTGATCTCACTCCATGCCCAACCTGATACTTTAACCTGGGCTCAATGGTTTGAGATTCAGCACATAAATATGGCCTACCCTCAATGCAATGCCGCAATGCAAGTGGTTAACCGTTACAGAATGGTATGTAAAGATAGAAATACTTTTCTCCACAAAACATTTGCTTATGTAGCTGGTATTTGTAACACCCCAAATGTAACCTGCTCTCAACTAGGCAAGATGAACTGTCATAATAGCTCAGTCCAAGTGCCTATAACCTACTGCAACCTCATAAGAAATGCAATGAATTACACAAACTGCCGTTACCAACAGACATCAACACAGAAGATCTTCATCATTGCCTGTGAGAACAGATCATCCCGAGACAGTCCCAGGTACCCTGTGGTTCCAGTTCACTTGGATAAGATCATCTAG